A genome region from Eschrichtius robustus isolate mEscRob2 chromosome 4, mEscRob2.pri, whole genome shotgun sequence includes the following:
- the TLR10 gene encoding toll-like receptor 10, which translates to MKHIRSIYIFCSIVTSVHSGASKLPEETELTTNCSNMSLRKVPEDLTPTTTILDLSYNLLFQLQRSDFHSFSKLKVLILCRNRIQELDIKTFEFNKELRYLDVSYNRLKSVTWFSLAGLRHLDLSFNDFDTVPICEETGNMSHLEILGLSGAKIQKSDFQKIAHLHLNTVFLGLRTLSHYEEGSLPILNTTKLHIVLPMNTNFWVLLRDGMKTSKILEITNIDGKSQFASYETQQNLILENAKTSILLLNKVDLLWDDLLLIFQFVWHTSVEYFQIQHVTFGGKVYLDHNSFDYSNTVMRTIKLENVHFRIFNIPQERVYLLFTKMDIENLTISDAQMPHMLFPIYPTRFQYLNFANNILTDDVFKNSIQLPHLKTLILKDNKLETLSLVSCFAGNTSLRHLDLSENLLQHENDENCLWPETLITMNLSSNKFADSVFRCLPRNIQILDLNNNKIQTVPKDIIHLTSLRELNLAFNFLTDLPGCSHFRRLSVLNIEMNLILSPSLDFFQSCQEVKTLNVGRNPFRCTCELRDFIQLEKYSEGMMVGWSDSYICEYPLNLKGTQLKDVHLPEISCNTPLLIVTIVVIMLVLGMAVAFCCLHFDLPWYLRMLGQWTQTWHRFRKTTQEQLKRNIQFHVFISYSEHDSAWVKYELIPNVEKEDGSVLICLHEGNSDPGKSITEDTINCIEKSYKSIFVLSPNFVQTEWCHYELYFAHHDLFHESSDYIILILLEPIPLYCIPTRYPKLKTLMEKKAYLEWPKDRRKCGLFWANLRAAIRVNLLETREMCELQTFTELNEESRGSAISLIRTDCQ; encoded by the coding sequence ATGAAACATATCAGAAGCATTTACATATTTTGTAGTATTGTTACGTCAGTGCATAGTGGGGCTTCAAAGCTGCCAGAAGAAACAGAATTGACTACCAACTGCTCCAACATGTCTTTAAGAAAGGTTCCTGAAGACTTGACCCCAACCACAACCATACTGGATTTGTCCTACAACCTCCTTTTTCAACTCCAGCGTTCAGATTTTCATTCCTTCTCTAAACTGAAAGTTTTGATTCTATGCCGTAACAGAATCCAAGAGCTGGATATCAAGACCTTTGAATTCAACAAGGAGTTAAGATATTTAGATGTGTCTTACAACAGACTGAAGAGTGTAACTTGGTTCTCACTGGCAGGTCTCAGACATTTAGATCTGTCCTTCAATGACTTTGACACCGTGCCTATCTGTGAGGAGACTGGCAACATGTCACACCTGGAAATCCTAGGTTTGAGTGgggcaaaaatacaaaaatcagatTTCCAGAAAATTGCTCATTTGCATCTAAATACTGTCTTCTTAGGATTGAGAACTCTTTCTCATTATGAAGAAGGTAGCCTGCCCATCTTAAACACAACAAAACTTCACATTGTTTTACCAATGAACACAAATTTCTGGGTTCTTTTGCGTGATGGAATGAAGACttcaaaaatattagaaattacgAATATAGATGGCAAAAGCCAATTTGCAAGTTATGAAACTCAGCAAAATCTTATTTTAGAGAATGCCAAGACATCCATTCTGTTACTTAATAAAGTTGATTTACTCTGGGATGATCTTCTGCTTATCTTCCAATTTGTTTGGCATACATCAGTAGAATACTTCCAGATTCAACATGTGACTTTTGGAGGTAAGGTTTATCTTGACCATAATTCATTTGACTACTCAAATACTGTAATGAGAACTATAAAATTGGAGAATGTACATTTCAGAATTTTTAATATCCCACAGGAGAGAGTCTACTTGCTTTTTACcaaaatggatatagaaaaccTGACAATATCAGATGCACAAATGCCTCACATGCTGTTCCCTATATATCCTACAAGATTCCAATATTTAAATTTTGCTAACAATATCTTAACAGATGACGTGTTTAAAAATTCTATCCAACTGCCTCATTTGAAAACTCTCATTTTGAAGGACAATAAATTGGAGACACTTTCCTTAGTGAGTTGCTTTGCCGGCAACACATCCTTGAGGCACTTAGATCTGAGCGAAAATCTGTTACAAcatgaaaatgatgaaaattgCTTGTGGCCGGAAACCTTGATCACCATGAACTTGTCATCCAACAAATTTGCTGATTCTGTTTTCAGGTGCTTGCCCAGAAATATTCAAATACTTGACTTGAATAATAACAAAATTCAAACTGTCCCTAAAGACATTATTCACCTGACATCCTTGCGAGAGTTAAATCTTGCATTTAATTTTCTAACTGATCTTCCTGGGTGCAGTCATTTCAGAAGACTCTCAGTTCTGAACATTGAAATGAACTTAATTCTCAGCCCATCTCTGGATTTTTTCCAGAGCTGCCAGGAAGTTAAGACTCTAAATGTAGGAAGAAATCCATTCCGGTGTACCTGTGAATTAAGAGATTTCATTCAGCTTGAAAAATACTCAGAGGGCATGATGGTTGGATGGTCAGATTCATACATCTGTGAATACCCTTTGAATCTAAAGGGGACTCAGTTAAAAGATGTTCATCTTCCTGAAATATCTTGCAACACACCTTTGTTGATTGTCACCATTGTGGTTATCATGCTAGTTCTGGGGATGGCTGTGGCCTTCTGCTGCCTCCACTTCGATCTGCCCTGGTATCTCAGGATGCTAGGTCAATGGACACAGACATGGCACAGGTTTAGGAAGACAACCCAAGAACAGCTCAAGAGAAATATCCAATTCCATGTGTTTATTTCATACAGTGAACATGATTCTGCCTGGGTGAAGTATGAATTGATTCCCAATGTAGAGAAAGAAGATGGTTCTGTCCTGATTTGCCTTCATGAGGGAAACTCTGACCCTGGCAAGAGCATTACTGAAGATACCATAAACTGCATTGAGAAAAGTTATAAGTCCATCTTTGTTTTGTCTCCCAACTTTGTCCAGACGGAGTGGTGCCATTATGAACTCTACTTTGCCCATCACGATCTCTTCCATGAAAGTTCTGATTACATAATTCTTATCTTACTGGAACCCATTCCGCTCTACTGTATTCCTACCAGGTATCCTAAGCTGAAAACTCTCATGGAAAAGAAAGCATACTTGGAATGGCCCAAGGATAGGCGTAAGTGTGGCCTTTTTTGGGCAAACCTTCGAGCTGCTATTCGTGTTAATTTATTAGAAACCAGAGAGATGTGTGAACTGCAGACATTCACAGAACTGAATGAAGAGTCTCGAGGTTCTGCAATCTCTCTGATAAGAACAGACTGCCAATAG